From one Streptomyces sp. CA-210063 genomic stretch:
- the mfd gene encoding transcription-repair coupling factor, with amino-acid sequence MSLHGLLDAVVKDAPLAEAIRAAADGHRTHVDLVGPPAARPFAVAALARDAGRPVLAVTATGREAEDLAAALRSLLPPDGVVEYPAWETLPHERLSPRSDTVGRRLAVLRRLTHPSPDDPETGPVSVVVAPVRSVLQPQVKGLGDLEPVALRTGQTADLNRTIEALAAAAYSRVELVEKRGEFAVRGGILDVFPPTEEHPLRVEFWGDDVEEIRYFKVADQRSLEVAEHGLWAPPCRELLLTDEVRDRARALAERHPELGELLNRIAEGIAVEGMESLAPVLVDDMELLVDVLPKGAMAIVCDPERVRTRAADLVATSQEFLQASWAATAGGGEAPIDVDAASLWSIADVRDRARELDMMWWSVSPFAADEELDADTLKLGMHAPETYRGDTAKALADTKGWLADGWRTVFVTEGHGPAARTVEVLGSEGIAARLEAELGQISPSVVHVACGSIDYGFIDPALKLAVLTETDLTGQKAAGKDGARMPARRRKTIDPLTLEPGDYIVHEQHGVGRYIEMVQRTVQGATREYLVVEYAPAKRGQPGDRLYIPTDQLEQITKYVGGEAPTLHRLGGADWTKTKARAKKAVKEIAADLIKLYSARMAAPGHAFGSDTPWQRELEDAFPYVETPDQLTTIAEVKEDMEKTVPMDRLICGDVGYGKTEIAVRAAFKAVQDGKQVAVLVPTTLLVQQHFGTFSERYSQFPVNVRALSRFQTDTEAKGTLEGLREGAVDIVIGTHRLFSSETKFKDLGLVIVDEEQRFGVEHKEQLKKLRANVDVLTMSATPIPRTLEMAVTGIREMSTITTPPEERHPVLTFVGPYEEKQIGAAIRRELLREGQVFYIHNRVESIDRAAARLREIVPEARIATAHGQMSEQALEQVVVDFWEKKFDVLVSTTIVESGIDISNANTLIVERGDTFGLSQLHQLRGRVGRGRERGYAYFLYPPEKPLTETAHERLATIAQHTEMGAGMYVAMKDLEIRGAGNLLGGEQSGHIAGVGFDLYVRMVGEAVADYRRQLETGEIQEEPPLEVKIELPVDAHVPHDYAPGERLRLQAYRSIASINNEADVAAVREELVDRYGKLPEPVENLLLVAGLRMLARACGVGEIVLQGTNIRFAPVELRESQELRLKRLYPGTVIKPAAHQVLVPRPKTAKVGGKPLVGRDLLGWTGEFLASILGS; translated from the coding sequence ATGAGCCTCCACGGTCTGCTAGACGCCGTAGTCAAGGACGCCCCCCTCGCGGAAGCGATCAGGGCGGCAGCCGACGGCCACCGCACCCACGTCGACCTGGTGGGCCCCCCGGCGGCCCGCCCCTTCGCGGTGGCCGCCCTCGCCCGCGACGCCGGCCGCCCCGTACTCGCCGTGACGGCGACGGGCCGCGAGGCCGAGGACCTGGCGGCGGCCCTGCGCTCGCTGCTGCCGCCGGACGGCGTCGTGGAGTACCCGGCCTGGGAGACGCTCCCGCACGAGCGCCTCAGCCCGCGCAGCGACACCGTCGGCCGCCGCCTCGCGGTCCTGCGCCGCCTGACCCACCCGAGCCCCGACGACCCGGAGACCGGCCCGGTCTCGGTGGTCGTCGCCCCCGTCCGCTCGGTCCTCCAGCCCCAGGTCAAGGGCCTCGGCGACCTGGAACCCGTCGCCCTGCGCACGGGACAGACGGCCGACCTCAACCGTACGATCGAAGCCCTGGCGGCAGCGGCGTACTCCCGGGTCGAACTCGTCGAGAAGCGCGGCGAGTTCGCCGTACGCGGCGGCATCCTGGACGTCTTCCCGCCGACCGAGGAGCACCCCCTCCGGGTGGAGTTCTGGGGCGACGACGTCGAGGAGATCCGGTACTTCAAGGTCGCCGACCAGCGCTCCCTCGAAGTCGCCGAGCACGGCCTGTGGGCCCCGCCCTGCCGTGAGCTGTTGTTGACGGACGAGGTCCGCGACCGCGCGCGTGCCCTCGCCGAACGCCACCCCGAACTGGGCGAACTCCTCAACAGGATCGCCGAGGGCATCGCCGTGGAAGGCATGGAATCCCTCGCTCCGGTCCTCGTCGACGACATGGAACTGCTGGTCGACGTCCTGCCGAAGGGCGCGATGGCGATCGTGTGCGACCCGGAGCGGGTGCGCACGCGGGCGGCGGACCTGGTGGCCACCTCGCAGGAGTTCCTCCAGGCCTCCTGGGCGGCCACCGCCGGTGGCGGCGAGGCGCCCATCGACGTCGACGCGGCCTCCCTCTGGTCCATCGCGGACGTCCGTGACCGGGCCCGCGAGCTGGACATGATGTGGTGGTCGGTGTCGCCGTTCGCCGCCGATGAAGAACTGGACGCGGACACCCTCAAGCTCGGCATGCACGCGCCGGAGACCTACCGCGGCGACACGGCCAAGGCGCTGGCCGACACCAAGGGCTGGCTCGCCGACGGCTGGCGCACGGTGTTCGTGACCGAGGGCCACGGCCCCGCCGCCCGCACGGTCGAGGTGCTCGGCAGCGAGGGCATCGCGGCCCGACTGGAGGCCGAGCTGGGGCAGATCTCCCCGTCGGTCGTGCATGTGGCGTGCGGCTCGATCGACTACGGCTTCATCGACCCCGCCCTGAAGCTGGCGGTCCTCACCGAGACCGACCTCACCGGCCAGAAGGCGGCCGGCAAGGACGGCGCCCGGATGCCCGCCCGCCGCCGCAAGACCATCGACCCGCTCACCCTCGAACCGGGCGACTACATCGTCCACGAGCAGCATGGCGTCGGCCGCTACATCGAGATGGTCCAGCGGACCGTGCAGGGCGCGACCCGCGAGTACCTCGTCGTCGAGTACGCCCCCGCCAAGCGCGGCCAGCCCGGCGACCGCCTCTACATCCCGACGGACCAGCTGGAACAGATCACGAAGTACGTCGGCGGCGAGGCCCCGACCCTGCACCGCCTGGGCGGCGCCGACTGGACGAAGACCAAGGCCCGCGCGAAGAAGGCGGTCAAGGAGATCGCCGCCGACCTGATCAAGCTCTACAGCGCGCGGATGGCGGCGCCCGGGCACGCGTTCGGCTCGGACACCCCCTGGCAGCGCGAGCTGGAGGACGCCTTCCCGTACGTGGAGACCCCCGACCAGCTGACGACGATCGCCGAGGTCAAGGAGGACATGGAGAAGACGGTCCCCATGGACCGTCTGATCTGCGGCGACGTCGGCTACGGCAAGACGGAGATCGCGGTCCGGGCCGCCTTCAAGGCCGTCCAGGACGGCAAGCAGGTGGCCGTCCTGGTGCCCACGACCCTGCTGGTGCAGCAGCACTTCGGCACGTTCAGCGAGCGGTACTCGCAGTTCCCGGTGAACGTCCGGGCCCTGTCCCGCTTCCAGACGGACACCGAGGCCAAGGGCACGCTGGAGGGCCTGCGCGAGGGCGCGGTCGACATCGTCATCGGCACGCACCGCCTCTTCTCCTCCGAGACCAAGTTCAAGGACCTCGGCCTCGTCATCGTCGACGAGGAGCAGCGCTTCGGCGTCGAGCACAAGGAGCAGCTGAAGAAGCTCCGCGCGAACGTCGACGTGCTGACGATGTCCGCGACGCCGATCCCGAGGACGCTGGAGATGGCGGTCACGGGCATCCGGGAGATGTCGACGATCACCACCCCGCCGGAGGAGCGCCACCCGGTCCTGACCTTCGTCGGCCCGTACGAGGAGAAGCAGATCGGCGCGGCCATCCGCCGTGAACTGCTGCGCGAGGGCCAGGTCTTCTACATCCACAACCGGGTGGAATCCATCGACAGAGCGGCTGCCCGGCTGCGCGAGATCGTCCCCGAGGCGCGCATCGCCACGGCCCACGGCCAGATGTCGGAACAGGCCCTGGAACAGGTCGTCGTCGACTTCTGGGAGAAGAAGTTCGACGTCCTGGTCTCGACGACGATCGTGGAATCGGGCATCGACATCTCGAACGCGAACACGCTGATCGTGGAGCGGGGAGACACCTTCGGCCTGTCGCAGCTGCACCAGCTGAGGGGACGGGTGGGCCGAGGCCGGGAACGCGGTTACGCGTACTTCCTCTACCCGCCCGAGAAGCCCCTGACGGAGACGGCCCACGAGCGTCTGGCCACCATCGCCCAGCACACGGAGATGGGCGCGGGCATGTACGTGGCGATGAAGGACCTGGAGATCCGGGGCGCGGGCAATCTGCTGGGCGGCGAACAGTCCGGCCACATCGCGGGCGTCGGCTTCGACCTGTACGTCCGCATGGTCGGCGAGGCCGTCGCGGACTACCGCCGCCAGCTGGAGACGGGGGAGATCCAGGAGGAGCCGCCGCTCGAGGTCAAGATCGAGCTGCCGGTCGACGCGCACGTCCCGCACGACTACGCGCCCGGCGAGCGGCTGAGGCTCCAGGCGTACCGCTCGATCGCCTCCATCAACAACGAGGCCGACGTCGCCGCCGTACGCGAGGAACTCGTCGACCGCTACGGCAAGCTCCCCGAGCCGGTGGAGAACCTGCTCCTGGTGGCCGGGCTGCGCATGCTCGCCCGGGCCTGCGGGGTGGGCGAGATCGTCCTCCAGGGCACCAACATCCGCTTCGCGCCGGTGGAGTTGCGGGAGTCGCAGGAGCTGCGCCTCAAGCGGTTGTATCCGGGGACGGTCATCAAGCCGGCCGCCCATCAGGTGCTGGTGCCCCGCCCGAAGACCGCGAAGGTGGGCGGCAAGCCGCTGGTCGGGCGGGATCTGCTGGGGTGGACCGGGGAGTTCCTGGCTTCGATTCTGGGGTCTTAG
- a CDS encoding TetR/AcrR family transcriptional regulator, which yields MPRSTTADQPEQPKQPKRSEQPKQSKGPDRPYHHGDLRRAILHAALDVIAAEGPSALSLRDLARRAGVSHAAPAHHFKDRTGLLTAIAAEGHALLAATLAEAGDLREAGGRYVRFAREHPAHFQVMFRPELLREDDLELTTARALSREQLRTAVTTARPENPDTDPRLAGIAAWSLSHGFATLLLSGNLAAVVGDQDPEEVFRTATELLFRSTAPTPRLGHES from the coding sequence ATGCCCCGCAGCACCACGGCCGATCAGCCTGAACAGCCCAAGCAGCCGAAGCGATCCGAACAGCCCAAGCAGTCCAAGGGGCCCGACCGCCCCTACCACCACGGCGACCTGCGCCGCGCGATCCTCCACGCCGCCCTCGACGTCATCGCCGCCGAAGGGCCGTCGGCGCTGAGCCTGCGGGACCTGGCCCGCCGCGCGGGGGTCTCGCACGCGGCGCCCGCCCATCACTTCAAGGACCGCACGGGACTGCTGACGGCGATCGCGGCGGAGGGGCACGCGCTGCTGGCGGCCACGCTCGCGGAGGCCGGGGACCTGCGGGAGGCGGGCGGCCGGTACGTCCGTTTCGCCCGCGAACACCCCGCGCACTTCCAGGTGATGTTCAGACCGGAGCTGCTGCGCGAGGACGACCTCGAACTGACCACGGCCCGCGCCCTGTCACGCGAGCAGCTGCGCACCGCCGTCACCACCGCGCGCCCCGAGAACCCCGACACCGACCCCCGGCTGGCCGGCATCGCCGCCTGGTCCCTCTCCCACGGCTTCGCCACGCTGCTGCTCAGCGGCAATCTGGCCGCGGTCGTGGGCGACCAGGACCCCGAGGAGGTCTTCCGCACGGCCACGGAGCTGCTGTTCCGATCCACTGCGCCCACGCCCCGACTCGGCCACGAGAGCTGA
- a CDS encoding SCO6745 family protein has protein sequence MWHLLEPLHAVLYYAPEAFEEAAALGYGVEERWPSYFPFRAAPLGAVGVERTASAFYSFSPRMVAEHIEPAWRTATPKAVLEARDRAIDRTCRAIFGDRVDSPELAEAAALARRAAGFANTAGRPLAAANAELPWPEPAHLQLWRAATILREHRGDGHLAALLIADLDPAESLVSFAAIGAASVERFESRGWSPDAWAAARARLTARGLVHPDGTATEAGRSLRRQVERHTDRLAAAPWQFLGPSDTARLADLLGEFWVAVLGSGLLPSETTLGIGKV, from the coding sequence ATGTGGCACCTGCTGGAGCCCTTGCACGCCGTCCTGTACTACGCACCGGAGGCCTTCGAGGAGGCGGCCGCGCTGGGGTACGGCGTGGAGGAGCGGTGGCCGAGCTACTTCCCGTTCCGGGCGGCGCCGTTGGGTGCCGTCGGGGTCGAGCGGACGGCCTCCGCCTTCTACAGTTTCAGCCCCCGCATGGTCGCGGAGCACATCGAGCCGGCCTGGAGGACCGCGACTCCCAAGGCCGTGCTGGAGGCCCGGGACCGGGCGATCGACCGGACCTGCCGAGCGATATTCGGCGACCGGGTGGACAGCCCCGAACTCGCCGAGGCAGCCGCCCTGGCCCGCCGTGCCGCCGGGTTCGCGAACACCGCGGGCCGCCCCCTGGCCGCGGCCAACGCCGAGCTGCCCTGGCCCGAACCCGCGCATCTCCAGCTCTGGCGGGCGGCCACGATCCTGCGCGAACACCGCGGTGACGGCCACCTCGCGGCCCTGCTCATCGCGGACCTCGACCCCGCCGAGTCCCTCGTCTCCTTCGCCGCTATAGGCGCGGCCTCGGTGGAGCGCTTCGAGAGCCGCGGCTGGAGCCCCGACGCATGGGCCGCCGCCCGCGCCCGCCTCACGGCACGCGGCCTGGTGCATCCGGACGGTACGGCCACGGAGGCCGGCCGGAGTCTGCGCCGACAGGTCGAGCGGCACACCGACCGACTGGCCGCCGCCCCCTGGCAGTTCCTCGGCCCGTCCGACACCGCCCGACTCGCCGACCTGCTGGGCGAGTTCTGGGTCGCGGTCCTCGGCTCGGGCCTGCTGCCGTCGGAGACGACCCTCGGCATCGGAAAGGTGTGA
- a CDS encoding HNH endonuclease family protein: protein MVRLRGGVAVVALVMVAATGCELDTQGSAGPQEGSGEGGAAFAAAEALTVKGRAPKTNYDRGEFGSPWVDTDSNSCGTRDDILKRDLDDVKFRDGDCTVVSGVLDPDPYTGEDVSYVRGRSKIDVDHIVALSDAWQKGAQQWDDSKRIALANDPLNLLAVDSGTNRGKGDGDTATWLPPNKAYRCTYVAAQVAVKKKYGLWVTSAEQSAMKRVLTTCPDQKLPTGGNPTKAPARFHAD from the coding sequence GTGGTGCGTCTGAGGGGTGGGGTGGCCGTCGTCGCTCTGGTGATGGTCGCGGCCACCGGCTGCGAACTGGACACGCAGGGTTCGGCCGGACCGCAGGAGGGCTCCGGTGAGGGCGGCGCCGCCTTCGCCGCCGCGGAGGCGCTGACCGTCAAGGGGCGGGCGCCCAAGACCAATTACGACCGCGGCGAGTTCGGCAGCCCCTGGGTCGACACGGACTCCAACAGTTGCGGCACCCGCGACGACATACTCAAGCGCGACCTGGACGACGTGAAGTTCCGTGACGGGGACTGCACGGTGGTCTCCGGCGTGCTCGACCCGGACCCGTACACCGGCGAGGACGTGTCGTACGTCCGGGGCCGCAGCAAGATCGACGTGGACCACATCGTGGCCCTCTCGGATGCCTGGCAGAAGGGCGCCCAGCAATGGGACGACAGCAAGCGCATAGCCCTGGCCAACGACCCGCTCAACCTCCTCGCGGTCGACTCGGGCACCAACCGCGGCAAGGGTGACGGCGACACGGCCACCTGGCTCCCGCCCAACAAGGCCTACCGCTGCACCTATGTGGCCGCCCAGGTCGCCGTGAAGAAGAAGTACGGCCTCTGGGTCACCTCGGCCGAACAGTCCGCCATGAAGCGTGTCCTGACCACCTGCCCCGACCAGAAACTCCCCACCGGCGGCAACCCCACCAAGGCCCCGGCCCGCTTCCACGCGGACTGA